Proteins encoded in a region of the Hippopotamus amphibius kiboko isolate mHipAmp2 chromosome 11, mHipAmp2.hap2, whole genome shotgun sequence genome:
- the LOC130830825 gene encoding translation machinery-associated protein 7-like: protein MRKRHDDLLKAERTLTPSRSVCGAAELESGKVPRGARAPDAGGMCPAVLQSGREGGKKPLKQPKKQSKEINEENKAFKQKQEEEQKKLEELKAKAAGKGPLATGKIKKSGKK, encoded by the exons ATGAGAAAGAGACACGACGATCTGCTCAAAGCAGAGAGAACTCTCACCCCAAGCCGTAGCGTGTGCGGTGCCGCTGAACTCGAAAGCGGAAAAGTGCCCAGAGGGGCGAGGGCACCTGACGCTGGTGGAATGTGTCCAGCAGTT ttgcaGTCGGGCCGCGAAGGTGGCAAGAAGCCCCTGAAGCAGCCCAAGAAGCAAAGCAAGGAGATCAACGAGGAAAATAAGGCATTcaagcagaaacaagaggaggaGCAGAAGAAACTCGAGGAGCTAAAAGCGAAGGCCGCGGGGAAAGGCCCCCTGGCCACAGGTAAAATTAAGAAATCTGGCAAAAAGTAA
- the ZNF311 gene encoding zinc finger protein 311, which translates to MVSDESPGPPNQLCIPDNKLLQERALPSPQCPPFAEDGSQGNLPGAKITLMSQPQEPVTFEDVAVNFSNEEWQFLTHAQKHLYKDVMLENYGNMVSLGFPFPKPALISHLERGAEPCIQDRQDREFLNCSYPGQLQLPYPQLSAAKAWPENEKASSEQEVCENGEVCWVKFKSLLKVVSQDPEVGEVCVQAVKLENQWEMPMREKLRGEKESFERVIFKKGKNQNVLEKNFSPNSKCISYRFLTEKKLHECSRCGKNFSWHSDLILHEQIHSGKKPYVCNECGKAFKTKNQLSMHQIIHTGEKPFNCTQCGKAFNSRSALCRHKKTHSGEKPHQCSDCGKAFKTKNRLRIHQIIHTGVKPYECSECGKAFQFKHCLIIHGRSHTGEKPYECEECGKAFSGSSDLIKHTRVHTGERPYECNECGRAFSQSSDLNKHKRIHTQEKHCGCPQCGKAFSSKAELTKHRRIHTEEKPHKCKECGKAFRHKCKRRAHEREHTGEKPYPCGACGKTFQDQHCLTIHQRIHTGEKPYECSECGRAFSGKSNLTNHQRIHTGEKPYICEVCRKAFHHSSVLRQHKRIHTGEKPYTCYECGTSFRQSSALIGHKRVHTGEKPYECEECGKAFRVSSNLTGHKKRKHRMWRTHRLDESGISLSPVTGFQTFSFINILTTNT; encoded by the exons ATGGTATCAGATGAGAGTCCaggaccaccaaaccagctttgtATCCCTGATAACAAGCTCCTGCAGGAAAGAG CTCTACCGTCTCCTCAGTGTCCTCCCTTTGCTGAAGATGGAAGCCAAGGAAACCTGCCAGGAGCAAAAATCACACTGATGAGCCAGCCTCAA GAGCCAGTGACATTTGAGGATGTAGCTGTGAACTTCAGTAATGAGGAGTGGCAGTTTTTGACCCACGCTCAAAAGCACCTCTACAAAGATGTGATGTTGGAAAATTATGGGAACATGGTATCACTTG GATTTCCATTTCCTAAACCTGCCTTGATCTCCCATCTGGAGCGAGGGGCAGAGCCCTGTATTCAGGATCGACAGGACAGGGAGTTCCTGAACTGCTCCTACCCAG GCCAACTCCAGCTGCCGTATCCACAAC taTCAGCTGCCAAGGCATGGCCTGAGAATGAGAAGGCAAGTTCAGAACAGGAGGTTTGTGAAAATGGAGAAGTCTGCTGGGTGAAATTTAAAAGTCTCCTAAAAGTTGTTTCCCAGGACCCAGAGGTTGGAGAAGTTTGTGTACAGGCTGTCAAATTAGAGAATCAATGGGAAATGCCTATGAGGGAGAAactgagaggagagaaagaaagcttTGAGAGAGTGAtcttcaagaaaggaaaaaaccagAATGTACTTGAGAAAAACTTCAGTccaaactcaaaatgtatttcaTATAGATTTCTTACAGAAAAGAAACTCCATGAATGTTCCAGGTGTGGCAAAAACTTCAGTTGGCATTCTGACCTAATTCTCCATGAGCAAATTCACTCTGGCAAGAAACCCTATGTGTGTAATGAGTGTGGGAAAGCATTCAAGACCAAAAATCAGCTTTCTATGCACCAGATAATCCACACAGGGGAGAAACCCTTTAACTGTACCcagtgtgggaaggccttcaatAGTAGATCAGCTCTTTGCCGACATAAGAAAACCCACAGTGGGGAGAAGCCTCACCAGTGCAGTGACTGTGGGAAGGCCTTCAAGACCAAGAACCGTCTCAGGATACATCAGATCATCCACACGGGGGTGAAGCCTTATGAATGCAGtgagtgtgggaaggcctttCAGTTTAAGCACTGCCTTATCATCCATGGCAGAAGCCACACCGGGGAGAAACCCTATGAGTGTGAGGAGTGCGGGAAGGCCTTCAGCGGGAGTTCAGACCTCATCAAACACACAAGAGTCCACACTGGGGAGCGACCTTATGAGTGCAATGAATGTGGGAGGGCCTTCAGCCAGAGCTCAGACCTGAACAAACACAAAAGGATCCACACTCAGGAGAAACACTGTGGGTGCCCTCagtgtggaaaagccttcagcAGCAAGGCAGAGCTCACCAAACATAGAAGAATCCACACTGAAGAGAAGCCTCACAAGTGTAAggagtgtgggaaagcctttcgTCATAAGTGTAAACGCAGGGCTCATGAACGAGAGCACACCGGGGAGAAGCCCTATCCATGTGGGGCTTGTGGGAAAACTTTCCAAGATCAGCACTGCCTTACCATACATCAAagaatccacactggagagaagccttatGAATGTTCAGAGTGTGGGAGAGCTTTCAGTGGGAAATCAAACTTGACCAATCATCAAagaatccacactggagagaagccttacATATGTGAGGTGTGCAGAAAGGCCTTTCATCATAGTTCAGTCCTCAGGCAGCACAAAAGAATCCACACTGGTGAGAAGCCATATACCTGCTATGAGTGTGGCACATCTTTCCGTCAGAGCTCAGCTCTGATTGGACACAAGCGAGttcatactggggagaaaccttatgaatgtgaGGAGTGTGGAAAAGCTTTCAGAGTGAGTTCAAATCTTACTggacataagaaaagaaaacatagaatgtGGAGAACCCACAGACTTGATGAAAGTGGGATATCCCTCTCTCCAGTAACTGGTTTTCAGACCTTTTCATTCATCAATATTTTGACCACCAACACCTGA